Proteins encoded in a region of the Geoalkalibacter ferrihydriticus DSM 17813 genome:
- the rpsG gene encoding 30S ribosomal protein S7, whose translation MPRRREVAKRQILPDPKFGDQLVAKFINAVMLNGKKSTAEQIVYGALGLAAERTGEQPLDIFKKAVENVRPVLEVKSRRVGGATYQVPVEVRHDRRNALALRWIRIYAAARGEKTMRERLAGELVDAMNARGASVKKREDTHRMAEANKAFAHYRW comes from the coding sequence CTGACCCCAAGTTCGGTGATCAGTTGGTGGCCAAGTTTATCAATGCGGTCATGTTGAATGGGAAGAAAAGTACGGCGGAGCAGATCGTTTACGGTGCCTTGGGTCTGGCTGCTGAGCGCACGGGTGAGCAGCCTTTGGATATTTTTAAGAAGGCCGTGGAGAACGTTCGTCCGGTGTTGGAAGTTAAGTCGCGACGCGTTGGCGGCGCCACTTATCAGGTTCCGGTTGAGGTGCGGCATGATCGTCGCAACGCCCTGGCGCTGCGTTGGATCAGGATTTATGCCGCCGCTCGGGGTGAGAAGACCATGCGTGAACGCCTTGCCGGCGAGCTTGTCGACGCTATGAATGCGCGCGGTGCGTCCGTTAAGAAGCGTGAGGATACCCATCGCATGGCCGAGGCCAACAAGGCATTCGCTCACTACCGCTGGTAG